From the Cololabis saira isolate AMF1-May2022 chromosome 13, fColSai1.1, whole genome shotgun sequence genome, the window TGCTTAgtttttaatctgtttttatattttatgattTGTCCTGGGTTtattgtgaagcaccttgtgatttttatctTGAAAGGTGCGACATAAATAacattttacttacttacttaagtTAAATACTGGATTTAGTAAGTTAAGATGAGAGAATCACAATCTCGTCATAGACGACAAACAGTTGAACAATTCCATGTTCACACTTGCTCATTGTTTTGTTACCTGAGGTTGTAAGAGAGCTACGTAATACAAAAGACGCAGCACAAAGATAAGCCTGTGTGGGGTTTTAATCTGAATTTGAGAAATCTGAGAACTCTCAAATGTTTTGAAAGAatacaggggaaaaaaagcttattTCTTATGTAGAAACTCTTAATCTTTAAAGTAAGTGAACTTGTCTAATGTCTTGATCTTGgtggttacattttttttccataaaaTAGAGCACAAAATACCAAAAATGAAGTAAAACACAAGCACCTTAGGTTTATACTCGAGTGAGGTTATTGACTAAACGCCTCTAATTACCACTATAGTTGTTATTACTTTCAGTTCTTTGTACTAGATAATGTACTTCAGATAAAGGCTTCCTTGCAATAGTATTTAAAATCACTGGAGCGTAAAGTAACACTAcacatctttttttaatctgctgTTCTAGAAAAACCTGCATCGTGGCGTTCTCGTGGATGTTGTAATGATactaaattaaacatttttgcaGACCAGTCCACAGCCTTTTCTATGTTCTCTGCAAAAGCAAGTGTTCTGCTCCAATGTTCAAAGCACAGATTAAAAGACCGTCAAGTACAGGTAACCCAAGACGCGGCACGTCTCTATACGTGTGTGCTTTCAAGTGAGTGCTAATTAACGTGAGTGTCTCTCAATGAAATTGAACTGATGTATCGCACCCATATGAACAGGCTCACACACACGATGTTTATATAATGCTTTCTATATAAAGCACTGACCCAGTTTTTGAGAACTTTTCACAGCTCATTCACACACATATGTGTAAAAAGGTCATGAGTAATTCTTGGTAAGCAAAGATCGTATGACTCTTGTTCTTTTAGATAAAGGATTGAGAGTGAAAGCTACTAAAGACAGAACTTGTGCTACATGCACATCAGCACATGCATGACCATGTAATGACCTGAAATGGATGGTACATTGAAAATCTGCAAAGCTCTTGGAAAACATGCACATGTACCATGTGTGTTCCATTTATGCCCCTCATCTAGTAAGCTGCTACTCTGGAGATCATCCTGTCCTTATCACGGTCAATTACAATAGACCTGTTTGTACAAGTGAGTAGCGAGACATGGCTTCAGAAAGCAGCGCGGCCTGACCCTCTTTCTGGTGCTGTGAGCCGTGTAGATTCATTCTGCTCAGCGCTCAGGAGACTCGAGGTCTGGTGCAAGTGTACAAGCTCTGGTTTTCATCCATCTTTACACAACTCATGTACAGAATGGAGGTTTAATAAAACCAGGTAAAAGAtgaaaggaaaatgaaaaaaaaagttcatacTGAAGTGCAGGGCTGGAGCTTCCTCTCTGGACATGTTTGGATGTGCTTCCTGCCATATTTTCATTTCAAGCTTAGCCACAGAATGCAAGTTGTTTCATATGCTGTTGGTCCTGATCGGTTTTAACATGTCTTCTGATCCAAttagctttttgtttgtttgtttttttccatcaaACTTGAAGTGTagtatttcaattgaaaaaaaatggataaaacaCTTCAGTACTGCTAATTTCTCATTCAGTGATTAATTTGAATACgcagggtactgtgacatcacagagccaGATCAGGGCTGCATTTCTCCTACAACGACAGAAGTTATACTCAAATAACAACACGATGCATCataaaactatcaaatatctatCGTTTTTTGAAAACTGTTGTACTACATGAGTTTGGACTATGCTGGGATGAAGTTTCCAGGCATGTTTGATTTGACTTCAGCAACAGGAAATTCACAGAAACTGTTAATGTTAATGTGACGACAGATTTTAATGACTGATAGATGAACTTTTTATGATAGTTATATCACAATCACAAACAAACCATCACAACAATATTATCAATAAAATCTCATCATAgaaattaaaaacaatcaacatAGAACAAATACACCATGGTATAAATGCCCTAAGAATAACAGCTATCAGCATAATAGTAgtataaacacaaaaaatgtgtatataaataaaatagaggACCTATTTGCAACTCTAATTTTATTGAAATAATCCGCCTGTAAATGTGTTCACAAGTGTTTATCACTATCTGTCCAGTCAGTCAACGTGTCAGCATGGTAGTAGCTGACTGTGGGAGACAGTCAGCTACTGCTACAGATGACAAGCTGAAACCCATCTGGGCAACCGTTTCCTTTTTCATAATGCACACAGAACCAAAGTGATTCATTAAAGTGTCTCAAACATTTATATACATTCTAGGTTGTGGtttcaaatatatttaaaggTACATTTTAATACATGCAGATAAACATTAAGGGACTATATTATTTGAGCCTTTTCACCCCATATTTTGTCCTTTTACCTCTTAGTGGTTCATACAAGAAAAAAGAGTTGGCAAATTGGTGAGGAGAGACCTGCTATTCCACCCCATTTTTTAattaagtttttctttttttgtttccatttgccctttttttcaattaaaatattACTGCACAACAGGTAAAATCACTAATTGTGCAGATTCAACATCCGTGCACAAGAAAGTCTTTTAGTGCAGGTAGTTgagctttttcttcttctgacgcAGCTGCTGAATAATATTACGTAGaaagcttttcttttatttattttttaaaatctgtttgtggaaaaacattcttaagaagaaaatcACTGTCATCACCTTGACTTTCTCCTGTGTGTAACCATGGTAAATATTTGATATAGAGGAAAGAAGGCATCCCCACACTATCCAGCACTCAGTAATACTGTAGGTGAATTTGTTCAAAAGTCTTGCATCACTCGTGTTTCAAGATTAGGTGAACAGATTTCACATGTCATGTGATGTGTGAAGCATAGGAAGCCACAGCTCTCTTTATGAATTGTGTTTTAATTATGGGGGTTTGCAGCACATGACGCGATAGTGCTCCCTCCTTCAGCATTTCTGACGTCTTTTCTTCTTGTTCATGGGgacacttctcacaaagagaaCAGTATGTACCCTTCAAGAACACAGACACGTATCCTCCATTATCACCCGTGGCTATTTGGCTCATTCGCTTTCCTCTTTTCAGTCTGCAGCATCCTAATGGCCAAGTCATCCCACCGTCTGGAAGGATGCCTAGGGGGGAGACGACTGGACAGGCAGCAGTGGATTCTGAGTTTGACATGAAGGAAAGGCAAAGATTCGAGCTGCTGCCAGTGCGGTCAAAAGAGAAAGTAGCTTGATCATCTCAAGAACACGCGAAACGCATCAAGGAGAGGAGTAATTCACTGAAACACAAACAGTCAGTAACAAATGCCTTTGGCTGAGTCTCTTGCATCCACCTACTGCAGACATGTGACACAGACCTCAGTCTGCTCCTGAGCACCGTCACACTTCCACTAACGCACACTCAGGTTGAAACAGCTGCCTGCGTTTTTCTCACATGGTCTCAAGCTATTGATTGTCCTCCTTCAGAGAATGACCCTGGGAGTCCAGAAGATTCACTTCATTCTCTCTCTGAATCACACTCACATATCATGTGGAAAgtagttttatttcttttccccAATCACAGCTATGAGCTGGCAGCATACCGGTAATTACGGATGCTGTGGCCAAACATGGGCACCTGCGAGGTGAACGACAGCGGGACTTCCACTCAGGGAGGTCAATGTCAGAGGATGTGTTGGAAGATCTGTCTGCTGTTTGAGTTCCTGTATGAACAGAAATGACCTGATGAATACATATTAAACACATAATGATTAATCAGCTTAGACATAAATAATGACAGACCAAAGCACCATGACATTTATTGTTAAGTGGTTTCTGTGTCTAACTAGTAGAgattaatctaaaaaaaaaaaagaatggccACCAAAATCAAGCATTAGTGGTTCGCAGACACGACTTCTTCCCTTTTAGTCATTGAccgaagaagaaaacaaatctaAAGGAGGGATGAGATACTAACCAATCTGATTtaaacacatatacatacaaaaaaaatatttaaaaagcagGGCCTTTATAGCTTCTAGTCTGCTTGAATAAACAAGAAACGAAAAAGAAATTAGAAGAACAATTTACAGGTGGGGAAATCACAAGTTCACTTTCCTATTAGGGGAGGTTGGATTTGTCTAGTATGATAAATCCTGTCAGGGTAAATACCATAGCAACCGGAGGTAGACTCCCCAAAAACAGGTGGTCTTAAtctaaataaaatatcaaactgtgGTGGTTGGGTTCTCCTGGTGGTGTGGTTCTTCAAAACAGGACCAAAAGACTGTGCATGATTTAAACTGCACGATGTGAGCCAGACAGTTAAGCATGGACTTTTGATTCTGTGGGATTTACACTGAGCCATTCTTGGAGATTAATGGACTCAAAATCCAgtactgttttattattgcaCCTTCTGCAACTCGAGGGTATCAAATCGCTCCtctccagctgcagctgcactTCATTTTCAGGCTGGAGTTTTCAGTGAGTGATAAATACAATCCACATAAGAATTATTAGTATAACAGCTAATCCACGCAGGTTCAGCCCACAACAGGACAAGCAGGACACCAGCTCTTTGCTCCACCAGCAGAAACCTCTAAGCCATACGTGTTGACCCAGTTCTTGTGTGGTCTGAAGTGACGCATTTTGGTATTCTTGGATTTTCCTCTGTTAAAAGTCAGAAAACCAAATCTAGAAGTTAAGAAATGGGATTTTGACCGGCGCAAACAACTTGAGTTGTGAAAGCACCTTTAAAAACCGATGCTTGTGAACATTAACCGATGGGCTGCAGAAAGTGTTTTAAACTGACTTTAACAACAACGTTTCCATCTTCATGAATGAACAATGCAGGGCGTTTCAGCTGCTGGCATTTATGGATATCATTCAAACAAAAGAGATACATTTGTCAGTCAGCATAGCCTTGGACATTTACAAACACCCACTGTTGTTTATGACGTCTAAAAAAAGCACACTGGCAACATTAAGATTGTGGTTTTGTGATCTGTGTTATTTCTGAACCGCGGTCCAGCTGGTTCAAGCTGATCAAAAAGAGGTAACAGAAACAAGCTAAAGATGGTGCGCCTGAAGAGTAAGGCCAGATGAGCAATTACCTCCATGCTTCTCCAGACAGGAAGCATTTCATCAAAGAATTATTATCTCAACAAAAACCTATTTCTTGTTCCATTTCTCCACTTTCTAAAATTGAACAAATAGAGAAAAATACAACTGTGTACCTAACAATTCTGCTGATGGGTCAAAAGCTTCTTGTGTTGTCGTATTTACCAGGAGGTGCATTTGTTCCAACTTTGCACCAAATCACCGGAGCTCAAACCACCTCTCCTGTGTTGTTGCCTTTTTTAACTGCTGTCATCTGCCCATCTGCCACCAACATACTCGTGTACTTTTAGTCGCGTTTTTTATGTGCAAACGTTGTCTTCGCAGGTGTCTAATCCACTTGTATTCAAGTCCACTCTTCCCTTGGGAGGGCGTGACGGGGCTGAGCCGGCCTGTCAGTCTGCACACAGGACTTTATTCAGTCGTGACAGGCAAAGACAAAAGATGGCAGACAAGTGAGGGAAAGCGTCAGAATAACCAGATATTGATTTTGGTAAATCGCggtgatggaaggatggagatGCTGACAGCAGTTTGACAAAGCGGCCTGAATATTTACCGGATTACTTTCACTTTTACATGTTTGCATGAGGCGTGCATGAATCCGGTTTCACATGCAAGCGTGCCACTTTTGCTTATTCCTATTTATCACTGCTCTTGTTGCTTGTGGGCTAATGAACAGGTCACCGTATCCTGTTGAGGACGGCGTTAACAGTCACATCACAAGGCAGCAGAGGCGAAGCCAGAATTATGTGTGAAACTCGCATTTCATTTTCCTCTTTGTcattcagcaaaaacaaaaacgtccACATCTGACACAGTTTTGCAGGTGAACTACGCAGGGACCTCTGGAGGCACCGATGGCACACCGATCAGAGATCCAGGTCTGGCCCTGAATAAGCCCCATGGAGGATGTTTTGTCTTCATGGAACTTCTAAAGAAGACGTACTGGACCCGTCTGTGCCTCCAGGATGAGCCGCTCCACCTCAGCCGGGCCCGGGCAGTAAACCAGTATGGACGCACAAACAAGACTCCCCTGAGGCGAACGCTAAATCACACGAGACCCAGACCATAAATCTCCCCAATGAACAGTGTGTCCTAACATCTCAGAGCAGAGTGTAACTCTCTGTCTGTGCAACGCCGCCATACTCGGATATTTGCTGTAAATTAGATAAAATATATCTAAATGACTTTGTTAGTTGTCAAGGGTATTTTAGAGCTCCATCTTCTTTACTCATCTCATTTGTGTTTATCTACAAATGTCGTCTAACACAGTTATTAAAGGAACACACCGGAGTAAAAACAACCGTTGGTCTGTAATTAGTTGGTAAGGAGCGTAAATGTTCTTCAGAGACCAAAATAACATGACGTTGAATGAATTTTTGTTTGTAACAAAATGGCATTAATGTTAGCCTGGGGGCAACACAGTTATGACGAATACATATTTTAAGCCCCTGAGAAGACTCAAAAAGGTCATTTCACTTACTGTAAATGACGGACTGAATAGGGTCCCTACGGACAAACAAAGCCATTTTAACTTTCTACATTATTTAGTAGAAAACATTTAGAAAGGGACTCTTTTCTCAAGAATATCCATCTGTTTGCTTTCATGCTGTTTTCCGTCTGTACAAGTGGTAAATACTTAAAAACTGACTCACTTCTAGAGAAACTGACATCAGGAACATCATGAAGCTCACTTGTACTTATGACAAGAAACAGACGGGAAGATGCCTCACTTTGGGCTAATCCTTTTCTCCATCAGACCCCCAGATCTTGCTGGGAAGTTAAAGTCATAATTATTTAAAACATAATCAAGTAAGTGACGATACcctacataaaaaaaagaaaaagaaaaacaacaaaaaacaaaagcaacactTCCAGTGTCAGTTTTACTGCTTATTTAAACTAAATTTTGcacatgaaatgaaaaatatttttcaatcGGCAAAAGCAGAAAAATCGCAGAGTGGCACGtgtggtcacacacacacacacacacacacacacacacacacacacacacacacacacacacacacacacacacacacacacacacacacacacacacacacacacacacacacacacacacacacacacacacacacacacacacacacacacacacacacacacacacacacacacagaggaaaaaagagcaaaacaGAACTCCTGAGCTTGGCGTGTCAGCATCAGTCACCAGAAATAGGTGGGAAACGATTTTCCGAAGTAATGCCTGAGATCATCTATGGTATGTCAACGGCGGCACCATGAAAGGAGATGGAGACTAAATATGCTCTTTGAGAGGTTAAATGGGTAACTTCAAGTGTAAAGGCTTAGAGGGGACATTCCTTAAATTTAAGGAGGTGGTGTCTGTGTGTGGTAGTACTGTAGGTGGTGAGATTGTTATTCAAAAgcagggacacacacacacaaccagctATAAGCACCACTGCAACCCCCCCCTACAACTCTTACTATTCAGAGGTATGCAAATGTTGAACATGTTGGCAGGTTTGCAtttcaataagaaaaaaaacaacctctctTCCTTTGTCAGAGCTGCTTGTGCCGGCAGGCAAATACAATTCCCATTGGTCAGTGGAGTTGCAAATGTGCTGCAGATATAAACAAGTAATTGGGGAGTTCTGAGAGTTGTTGCGTGAATGGATCTACCTTTCAGAATTACGACCTTTGGCACATTGGCACACATTGGcagcacattttaaaagaaaatcaatgCATTCAAAAAAATCCcatgaataaaataatgaatAGGTGCTATTTTAAAAGTGTAATTAGGCAAGTCCGAACTTGTAATGCTACATGAACAGCACACAGCTTTGAATCTATAAAATTGTAAAAGGTAAGGCTCTGTGCATAATAATTGGAATCCAAATAATGACCTTTGCAGACATGATTAAAGGCATTGAGAACGATAAGCATCTGTCACGATACTGATAAGCACATGACCGTGGCTCATAAGGCTCTCCCCCAAGGGCAGCCTCTGAACTGCCCTGTTTGTCTGATATCCTAAATGACAGACAAACTGTGTGGCCTGAGGGGAAAATGATAATCGCATGCATTTTTCAGGTCCTCTCTAAAAGACGAGGCCGAATAAATAAGTCCTACTTATATTCAACTGAGATCACCCTCCTCGTCATCTTCTCACAGATTTCATCCGTTCTTTGCCCCTCCTCAATTAACCCAACATTCCTCTTTTCGCAAGGATTAGCCCCCGCATTTTACCCTTTCTAACCATCTATTGCCACCTCAGTGTAAGTGACACCCTCATCTCCCATTcactcctgctgcagctgccaTTGTCTTCACTCAAGTTATTTACCTGCAGCCACTGCTCATTTCCAGTGAAGACAAGACCAGCCTGAAGGCATGACACACAGAAAAAAGGAGTTTATTGGAGATGCTGTGTTGATTTGCAGATTTCAAAACATTGTGTCCCTGTGTGATGTGTCACACATCCGTTTAAAGGTTGACATTCCACGAGCGTGACCATTAATGTGTGACTTACTCACAATTCTTGTGTTATTGCCCTCCATTAGGAGATTTTTCCCGTTATTATCTGTCATCATTAGCTTTCTCGCCTGGTTGCAAGAGGAGGGAAGAGTCGTGATGCCTTTTATCTTTCCCTGCTAGAAACATGGGCTTTAATTCTGAAGCTGAACCACAATGAGTCTAGTTAACATGCCCTGAAATGCAAGAATGTGCCATATTTACTGACAATTAACAAGAAAACAGGCTTCACTGGCAACACTGCCAGGGTGGAGCTCACTGGGTGGACTGTGATGTGGTTAGAGGGACATCTGTGCGCGTGCACCCCAGCAACCGTGTCTGCTTGTGAATCCAGGGCACTAATTTCATATTTCAGCACAGCCGCCTGTCATCGGCGCTCTTATCAAAAATACATACCAGACCATAATGATGGGAGGACTTGATGCCAAAATACCTCAGAACACATGAGCACAAATGAAAGATGGGGGAGAGAGGGGGAGGCATGCGTAATGTGACAAAGGAGGCAGAAGAAACGGGgacaaaaatataatattagttaaaacaggacagagaggagctGGTGAACACATTGGGTGCAAGAAATACGTAATCATTTTAATCTGAGCTAGCCTCCAAAAAGACTGTTTCGTCTCTCCGTTGAAAGTGATGCAGCTGAAAAAATGTGTGCAGTTTAATGCAGCATGCATGTTTGCATGAGCTCTTGCaaagtagtgtgtgtgtgtgtgtgtgattatgtgGGGAGGTGTATTGCTGGATCAGCAGTCTTTAACCCCCAGCATGGATGAATCACAACTCAAGGGGCATGTCTGAACAGATCACCAGCTGCAACACACCTTCCAGGATGACAGTCCCTGCAATTTAGAGCTAAATGCATGTGTACATTTCAGGCACAGACAACATGAAACACCAGAActgaatgggggaaaaaaaggaaaaaaaaaggaaacacacacatactgtatatatttttcttaAGGACAGTatcgagttgagggggatgaggggggatggcatcccccctgaaataaaaacggtcaaaatcatcccccccagtaaaactgccacccccctttccatcccttatgtcatttcatcaatgaatgaggttttactgctatttcaacatttagagtcatcaccagaaaaataacttatttgacaattttcacctgtttcaagtaaattttcacttgaaataagtaggaaaatctgccagtgggacaagatttatcttcttattacaagcaaaaaaatcttgttccactggcagatttttatacttatttcaagtgaaacaggtgaaaattgttgttttttccagtgatgagtcttgttttaagtgtgatgagattattttttactaaaatgagacattttaacaagaaataagacaaatattcttgttaagattttgcgtttttgcagtgatccattttacttatcctgtgaaggacagagtcatattgataagttcagaaaactgttttttattgttgtgttttgatgtatttgatgtaagcccagtggatatttaaagcttacagaaggctgcatttaactgctgctatgtcattcctgcagtatttctgcaggtgttttggtcagtgctattatatgtaatataatattatattatttgtaattagcacaaattatctgtcccaatatgataaaatccaccaccccccctgatttttttttacaactcgagtactgatgatTCCCCTCCGTAAGTCTTGTTTTGTcagtaaaaacagctgcagcaCCCACCTGCTGCAGCAGCATTTCCCCGTCACTGTTTTACACTTGCATGCTTACCCACGTGTGGGCGGGGCCAGCCAGCCCGTCAGCGTCCAATCAGGAGCGAGCTCCGCCGCCAGCGTCCAATCAGGAGCGAGCTCCGCCGCCAGCGCTATAAAAGCGGCGAGCGCGTCTCCGAGCAGCAGTCTGGTCGAAGAGCGTCTTAGAATCTGCTTAAACCCACCCAATATCTTCTCTCTACAACCTCTCTAGCAGGGACAGAGTTTAAACCTCACGAAGAGACCCGGACAGCTTTTTCTCCATTCCCCATTTCTTTCTATTTCTCTCCGTTTTATTGGACATTGATAAAAAACGATGCGCCTCATCCAGAACATGACGACCATCGCGGAGTACACGGCTCCTGAATACTCCGGCCAGAACCGGGTCATGAAAATAGCTGTTATCGGAGGCAGCGGAGTCGGGAAAACAGGTAAGAACAACGAGTCAAACCCAAGTCAACAGTTATAGCTGCATTACTGAGTGTAAATGGCTAATATTCGTGTTTATTGTTTCTTTTAGCGCTCGTGGTGAGATTCCTGACGAGGCGCTTCATAGGAGACTACGAGAGAAATGCTGGTGAGTTCAAGAGGATGGACTCCTCTGTGTCAGCTCAGCTGGCTTCAAAACACAATTGTGAGGTGCTAAACTTGTTTTTATATAATGTTCTTATAAATAACACTGTATTTTGTGTGCACAGGTAATCTGTACTCCAGAGAAGTCCAGGTGGATGGAGAACAAGTCACCATCCAGGTCCAGGACACTCCCGGAGCAGAGGTGGGTCCTGCTGCTGCAGACACAGAAATCAGACACTACGCACTTCAGTTCCTCAGGACTGGCTGCAAGATAGATCCCACAGGGGTTCACCTcaaggaaaaagaaataaaacaccgTTATTCACTGTGCGGCTGTTATGATCATTTAAGCTTCTTTTGACTGGACTCTTTTTCCAAAGCCAAACATGAGAGTAgaaactttccttttttcccccctcgaGCCTTTCATTCTGGCTGTCTAATCTTCCATTTAAACTAATGGCTGTCTGGGGCCACAGTAAATGATACCCTGATCCAGACTTCTCAGTCATCCACATCTCTCCGCTCTGCCAGGAGTAATCCTATCGCTCTTGTCTGGCTCACTCAGCATTCCAGTCATTACAAAATTCGAGGCACATAAAGTCGGAACAATCTGGTCTGAATTagctcgttttttttatttaattttttttagttgaaCATAAAAGCGTTTTTGTATAGGAGTCTTCCTGAAAAAGATCTGATTTAATCAacctctctttctttcctcctcagATGACTGATAATGGTATCAGCCTCCCTGACCATGTGACCTGGTCCATCCAGTGGGCCGACGCCGTGGTGCTGGTGTACTCGGTCACAGACAGCCGCAGCTTCGATCTGATCCAACACTTGCATCAGCTGGTGGCTCGTACCGGCGGCGCCAACGTCCCCCCGGTgatcctgctggcgaacaaggCCGACCTGCTGCACCTGCGGCACGTGGACCCCCAGCAGGGGCCCGCGTTGGCGGGGACTCTAGGCTGCTCCTTCTACGAGGTG encodes:
- the rasl11b gene encoding ras-like protein family member 11B — protein: MRLIQNMTTIAEYTAPEYSGQNRVMKIAVIGGSGVGKTALVVRFLTRRFIGDYERNAGNLYSREVQVDGEQVTIQVQDTPGAEMTDNGISLPDHVTWSIQWADAVVLVYSVTDSRSFDLIQHLHQLVARTGGANVPPVILLANKADLLHLRHVDPQQGPALAGTLGCSFYEVSASEDYNQVHGAFHRLCCQLAKHPPPPSGAPHPSASAATEKRRSPLIPRPKSPNMQDLKRRFKQALSAKVRTVTSV